Proteins found in one Nostoc sp. NIES-3756 genomic segment:
- a CDS encoding cyclic nucleotide-binding domain-containing protein — protein MLSSVDRLLFVRRVPIFKELRDDFIVRLTSVMHELQFPANHTIFRQGEEGRSLYIIVSGRVRVHIGDKQLAEVDQGKYFGEMAVFDTQPRSASVTTMEPCEFLELTQEQLYDAIEETPEIAVNIIRELSRLIRHLNDNVNMSTSSSR, from the coding sequence ATGCTAAGTAGCGTTGACCGTTTATTATTTGTGCGACGAGTCCCAATTTTTAAAGAATTGCGTGATGATTTTATTGTGCGGCTAACCTCGGTAATGCACGAATTGCAATTCCCCGCTAATCATACGATTTTTAGACAGGGGGAGGAGGGGCGATCGCTATATATTATAGTTTCTGGTAGAGTTAGGGTTCACATCGGTGATAAACAATTGGCAGAAGTAGACCAAGGCAAATACTTCGGCGAAATGGCAGTATTTGATACACAGCCCCGTTCCGCCTCTGTGACAACTATGGAACCTTGTGAATTTTTGGAACTAACACAAGAGCAACTATATGATGCGATCGAAGAAACACCCGAAATCGCAGTGAATATTATTCGAGAACTATCTCGCCTAATTCGCCACCTCAACGATAACGTAAATATGTCTACATCAAGTTCTAGATAA
- a CDS encoding UPF0182 family protein encodes MFWKWCFRLLIVFVGLWLLLDLSSRLGAEILWFQEVGYVQVFLLRLVSRGFLWVLAAGVTAAYLWGNLALAQRLKYPQSLKIAEVRQEEAALTVGLKNYLSPSYSRMNADPVTDGRMRPFRLRSLLPLTITLSLLAGLILVHYGKIALSYWYPAFNNHNLPIITPFRLETIWELGRQLTLQVLYLGLIVSVAIAILIYSQFALRAIAVILSVVFGTILFYNWAKVLAYFSPTPFNSTEPLFGKDISFYIFSLPLWELLELWLMGMFLYGFIAVALTYLLSADSLSQGIFPGFSSQQQRHLYGIGGLLMLMVAFSYWLSRYELVYSPRGVSYGASYTDVTVQLPAYNVLCVIGLAIATYLLWRTVFWRSKSRYRHFVFYGLGIYLSLVVAAGYALPTVIQYLIVQPNELEREQPYIQHTINLTRQAFDLDIIDAKTFNPQGNLTTADIQANNLTIRNIRLWDQRPLLDTNRQLQQFRPYYRFPDADIDRYTLNTETRADRPAAPPQPPVGDTASEQKERRQVLIAARELDYSAVPQEAQTWINQHLIYTHGYGFTMSPVNTVGAGGLPEYFVKDIGGNNEGALTTANEGVRNSIPIGQPRIYYGEITNTYVMTGTRVRELDYPSGSDNTYNKYDGLGGVTIGNGWRRGLFAMYLKDWQMLFTRDFLPETKVLFRRSIKRRIGAIAPFIKFDSDPYLVAADASPEFPGNNYLYWIIDGYTTSDRYPYSDPNSDGINYIRNSVKVVIDAYNGSVKFYIADTTDPIIATWSNIFPQMFQQLSDMPTSVRSHIRYPLDYFSIQSERLMTYHMTDTQVFYNREDQWQIPNEIYGDKPRPVEPYYLITSLPTVPFVGAASVFDTLRERREEFLLLLPYTPKQRTNLIAWLAARSDSENYGKLLLYNFPKERLVYGTEQIEARINQDPVISQQISLWNRQGSKAIQGNLLVIPIEQSLLYVEPIYLEATQNSLPTLVRVVVAYENRIVMAQTLEQALQGIFKPEVTPAPPIIRPFEEGVSPG; translated from the coding sequence ATGTTTTGGAAATGGTGCTTTCGACTGTTAATAGTCTTTGTGGGACTTTGGCTATTGTTGGATCTAAGTTCGCGCTTGGGTGCGGAAATTTTGTGGTTTCAAGAAGTCGGCTATGTGCAAGTATTTCTCCTGCGGCTGGTGAGTCGTGGGTTTTTGTGGGTGCTGGCTGCGGGTGTCACTGCTGCCTACCTATGGGGAAATTTAGCTTTGGCGCAACGGCTGAAGTATCCCCAATCTTTAAAAATTGCGGAAGTGAGGCAAGAAGAAGCAGCCTTGACTGTGGGACTGAAAAACTATCTTAGTCCTTCATATTCTAGGATGAATGCAGATCCAGTAACTGATGGACGAATGCGACCTTTCCGATTACGATCGCTCTTACCCCTGACTATAACCTTAAGTTTGTTAGCAGGGTTAATCTTGGTTCACTACGGAAAAATAGCTCTTTCCTACTGGTATCCGGCATTTAACAATCATAATTTACCTATAATTACCCCATTTCGCTTAGAAACTATCTGGGAACTGGGCAGACAGCTTACTTTACAGGTTTTATATTTAGGTTTAATTGTCAGTGTAGCGATCGCTATCCTTATTTACTCACAATTTGCCCTCAGAGCGATCGCTGTGATACTGAGTGTGGTATTTGGCACAATTCTGTTTTATAACTGGGCAAAGGTTTTAGCGTATTTTTCCCCTACCCCCTTCAACAGCACAGAGCCTTTATTCGGTAAAGATATCAGCTTTTACATCTTTTCCCTGCCATTGTGGGAATTACTAGAACTCTGGTTGATGGGAATGTTCTTGTATGGCTTTATCGCCGTTGCTCTTACCTATCTCCTTTCCGCCGATAGTCTCAGCCAAGGAATATTTCCTGGGTTTTCATCTCAACAGCAACGCCACCTTTATGGTATTGGTGGCTTATTAATGTTGATGGTGGCTTTTAGTTATTGGCTGAGTCGTTATGAGTTGGTTTATTCTCCCCGTGGGGTGAGTTATGGCGCTAGTTATACAGATGTGACTGTACAGTTACCAGCTTATAACGTTTTGTGTGTTATTGGATTGGCGATCGCCACTTACCTATTATGGCGAACTGTTTTTTGGCGGTCTAAATCTCGATATCGCCATTTTGTATTTTACGGATTAGGCATTTATTTGTCGCTTGTCGTTGCTGCTGGCTATGCCTTACCTACAGTAATTCAGTATTTAATTGTTCAGCCCAATGAATTAGAACGAGAACAACCATATATTCAACATACAATTAACTTAACTAGGCAAGCGTTTGATTTAGACATAATTGATGCTAAAACCTTTAATCCCCAAGGTAATTTAACCACTGCTGATATCCAAGCCAATAACTTAACAATTCGCAACATTAGGTTGTGGGATCAGCGACCATTATTAGATACTAATCGCCAGCTACAACAATTTCGCCCTTACTATCGCTTCCCTGACGCAGATATTGACCGCTACACTCTAAACACGGAAACACGAGCAGATAGACCAGCTGCACCTCCTCAGCCACCAGTAGGAGACACAGCAAGCGAACAAAAAGAACGGCGACAGGTATTAATTGCAGCCAGAGAACTAGATTACAGTGCAGTTCCACAAGAGGCGCAAACCTGGATAAACCAACATCTAATTTATACCCACGGCTATGGCTTTACCATGAGTCCGGTGAATACCGTTGGTGCAGGTGGACTACCAGAATATTTTGTCAAAGATATTGGAGGGAATAATGAAGGTGCGCTGACTACTGCCAATGAAGGAGTTCGTAACAGTATTCCCATTGGGCAACCCCGGATTTATTACGGTGAAATCACTAATACCTATGTCATGACTGGTACAAGAGTAAGAGAGTTAGACTACCCAAGTGGCAGTGATAATACTTACAACAAGTATGATGGCTTGGGTGGTGTAACTATTGGTAATGGTTGGCGGCGGGGACTATTTGCCATGTATTTGAAAGATTGGCAGATGTTGTTTACACGGGATTTTTTACCAGAAACCAAGGTATTATTTCGCCGCAGTATTAAGCGAAGGATTGGGGCGATCGCACCTTTTATAAAATTTGACAGCGATCCTTATTTAGTCGCGGCTGATGCTAGTCCAGAATTTCCCGGCAATAATTACTTGTATTGGATTATTGATGGTTATACAACTAGCGATCGCTATCCTTATTCAGACCCTAATAGTGACGGGATTAATTACATTCGCAACTCTGTCAAAGTAGTTATTGATGCTTATAACGGTAGCGTAAAATTTTACATTGCAGATACGACAGATCCTATTATTGCTACTTGGTCAAATATATTTCCTCAGATGTTCCAACAACTGAGTGATATGCCAACTTCTGTACGCAGTCATATCCGCTATCCCTTAGATTACTTCTCGATTCAATCTGAGCGGTTAATGACTTACCACATGACCGACACCCAAGTATTTTACAACCGAGAAGACCAGTGGCAAATTCCCAACGAGATTTATGGTGATAAACCCCGTCCAGTAGAACCTTATTATTTGATTACTAGTTTACCCACCGTCCCTTTTGTTGGCGCAGCCTCTGTCTTCGACACGCTCCGCGAACGTAGAGAGGAATTTCTCTTACTGCTACCCTATACCCCCAAACAACGGACAAACTTAATTGCTTGGTTAGCAGCGCGATCGGATAGTGAAAATTACGGTAAGTTGTTATTATATAACTTTCCTAAGGAACGCCTTGTATACGGAACAGAGCAAATCGAAGCACGCATTAATCAAGATCCAGTAATTTCTCAACAAATTTCTTTATGGAATCGTCAGGGTTCTAAAGCAATTCAAGGGAATTTGTTAGTAATTCCTATCGAACAATCTCTGTTGTACGTTGAGCCAATTTATTTAGAGGCAACACAAAATAGCTTACCAACACTAGTACGGGTAGTTGTAGCTTACGAAAACCGCATCGTCATGGCGCAAACTTTGGAACAAGCTTTACAAGGTATCTTTAAACCAGAAGTTACACCAGCACCACCAATTATTCGTCCTTTCGAGGAAGGTGTATCACCTGGCTGA
- a CDS encoding CHAT domain-containing protein, with protein MRQMGNLRQWLFLPLVASIALFSEFSFVSAEQYTQHTAQTTVANPTQANADQIYQQAKELYEQGTAASLQQALIKFEQALSFYRSLGDISSQSFTLGHIGKIYSDFGELQKALSYLNQTLSLRRQLGDKTGETITLSNIGAVYSDLGELQKALDFYHQALSLNRQMGDKTREARSLNNIGSVYIDLEESQKALDYFHQSLLLRRQVEDKIGEARTLNNIGKIYLDLGAQQKALEYFNQSLPLYQQKGDKAGEAVALNNIASVYLSWREQQKALNYYQQSLSLRKQLGDKLGEALTLNNIGAVYTDLAEKQKALDYFNQSLPLFEIVGNKLGLAATLNNIGKIYISLGEPQKALNNFQKSLPLYQQVGNRGGEALTLYHVATVQANQGNLDAALTQMKTVISIVEKLRTKVDSQELRTAYFATVQDYYQFYIDLLMQLHKQKPSQGYDALALETSERARARSLLELLTEAKADIRQGVEPRLLTQEQELRQKLDAAEQRWIKLLTNKYNEAQLQALDKEISELLEQYKQLQTKIRTTSPRYAALTQPQPLSLSQIQQQVLDDNTLLLEYSLGEKRSYLWAVTNKSIISYELPKRAEIAAVVQKLRRDLTTPYLTESPSLEALSQIILAPIAQQLGNKRLLIVSDGTLEYVPFAALNIPGSRNYQPLLANHEVIHLPSASTVAFLRQDNKQRQPAPQVLAVFADPVFSRDDERLQGKTKPSNLPATETIALTRAATNSDINFERLNFTRKEAEQILSLVPATKSKQAFDFNASRTIAISKELNQYQIIHFATHGILNSQNPTLSGVVLSLFDNQGTPQNGFLRLHDIFNLNLQAELVVLSACQTGLGEEVRGEGLVGLTRGFMYAGSPRVVVSLWSVDDQATSELMAGFYKKMLKEGFKPAAALRAAQLEIWRNQKYAAPYYWAAFTMQGEWK; from the coding sequence ATGCGGCAGATGGGGAACTTGAGACAATGGCTATTTCTTCCATTGGTTGCCAGCATTGCATTATTTTCGGAGTTCAGTTTTGTCAGTGCTGAACAATATACTCAACATACGGCACAAACAACTGTAGCAAATCCCACTCAAGCTAATGCTGATCAAATATATCAACAGGCAAAAGAACTATACGAGCAAGGGACAGCCGCATCTTTGCAACAAGCACTGATAAAATTTGAACAAGCTCTTTCCTTTTATCGTAGCTTGGGAGATATCTCATCACAATCCTTTACCCTTGGTCATATTGGTAAAATTTACTCAGATTTTGGAGAACTGCAAAAAGCACTGAGTTATTTAAACCAAACCTTAAGCCTCAGACGACAACTAGGAGATAAAACTGGCGAAACTATTACTTTGAGTAATATTGGTGCTGTCTATTCAGATTTGGGAGAACTGCAAAAGGCTCTAGATTTTTACCATCAAGCCTTATCACTTAATCGGCAGATGGGAGATAAGACAAGGGAAGCCCGTAGCCTGAATAACATTGGTTCAGTTTACATAGATTTAGAAGAATCGCAAAAAGCACTAGATTATTTCCATCAATCTCTATTACTCAGACGGCAGGTAGAAGACAAAATAGGTGAAGCTCGTACTCTCAACAATATTGGCAAAATCTACTTAGATTTAGGCGCACAGCAAAAGGCGCTGGAGTATTTCAACCAGTCCCTACCCTTGTATCAACAAAAGGGAGACAAAGCAGGAGAAGCTGTCGCATTAAATAACATTGCCTCAGTTTACTTATCTTGGCGAGAACAGCAAAAAGCCCTCAATTATTACCAGCAATCTCTATCTCTTAGGAAACAATTAGGAGACAAACTAGGGGAAGCTCTCACTCTCAATAACATTGGTGCAGTTTATACAGATTTGGCGGAAAAACAAAAAGCACTGGATTACTTTAACCAGTCCTTGCCTTTATTTGAAATTGTAGGAAATAAATTAGGTTTAGCAGCTACCCTCAACAACATTGGCAAAATCTACATCAGTTTGGGAGAACCGCAAAAGGCGTTAAATAATTTCCAAAAATCTTTACCTTTATATCAACAGGTAGGCAATAGGGGAGGAGAAGCTTTAACTCTTTATCACGTAGCTACAGTTCAAGCCAATCAAGGAAATCTGGATGCAGCCCTAACTCAGATGAAAACAGTCATCAGCATAGTGGAAAAGCTGCGTACTAAAGTTGACTCTCAAGAACTCCGCACAGCCTATTTTGCCACAGTGCAAGATTATTATCAGTTCTATATCGATTTGCTAATGCAACTGCACAAGCAAAAACCATCCCAAGGCTATGACGCTTTAGCACTGGAAACCAGCGAACGCGCCCGCGCCCGTAGTCTTCTAGAATTGCTGACAGAAGCTAAGGCAGATATTCGCCAAGGTGTAGAACCAAGGTTACTGACTCAAGAACAGGAGTTACGGCAAAAACTAGATGCGGCTGAACAACGATGGATAAAACTATTAACAAATAAGTATAATGAAGCACAACTTCAGGCTTTAGATAAGGAAATTAGCGAACTGCTAGAACAATACAAACAACTCCAAACCAAAATCCGCACAACTAGCCCACGCTATGCAGCCTTAACTCAACCTCAACCCCTGTCATTGTCACAAATTCAGCAGCAAGTTTTAGATGATAACACTCTACTTTTAGAATATTCGCTGGGAGAAAAGCGGAGTTACCTTTGGGCAGTGACTAACAAAAGTATTATCAGCTATGAATTACCCAAACGTGCAGAAATAGCAGCCGTTGTGCAGAAGTTGCGGCGCGATCTTACCACCCCATATCTGACAGAAAGTCCTTCTTTAGAAGCTTTGTCACAAATCATACTTGCTCCTATAGCCCAGCAATTAGGAAATAAACGTTTGCTCATTGTTAGTGATGGTACTTTGGAGTATGTGCCATTTGCAGCTTTGAACATACCAGGAAGTAGGAATTATCAGCCATTACTGGCGAACCACGAAGTTATTCATCTACCTTCAGCCTCTACCGTAGCGTTTCTCAGACAGGATAATAAACAACGTCAACCAGCACCTCAAGTATTAGCTGTGTTCGCAGATCCGGTTTTCAGCCGAGATGATGAACGTTTGCAAGGAAAAACTAAACCGTCAAATCTACCAGCAACAGAAACCATCGCCTTAACCAGAGCCGCTACCAACTCAGATATTAATTTTGAGCGCCTAAACTTCACCCGCAAAGAAGCAGAGCAAATTCTGTCCCTTGTACCAGCTACCAAAAGTAAGCAAGCCTTCGACTTTAACGCCAGTCGCACCATTGCTATAAGTAAAGAGTTAAATCAGTACCAAATTATACATTTTGCCACTCATGGCATTCTCAACAGTCAAAATCCAACATTATCAGGTGTTGTGTTATCCCTATTTGATAACCAGGGAACTCCGCAAAATGGTTTCTTACGCCTGCATGATATTTTCAACCTCAACCTCCAAGCCGAGTTAGTGGTACTCAGCGCCTGTCAAACTGGGTTGGGGGAAGAAGTTAGGGGCGAAGGACTTGTAGGGTTAACTAGAGGATTTATGTATGCGGGAAGCCCCCGAGTTGTGGTGAGTCTTTGGAGTGTAGACGACCAAGCTACCTCAGAATTAATGGCTGGATTTTACAAAAAAATGCTCAAAGAGGGATTTAAACCCGCCGCCGCCTTACGAGCCGCACAGTTGGAAATCTGGCGTAATCAAAAAT